The region ACGCTGAACTCCGCAACCACGCCGAGCCGGGACGGTACATCCCCGCCCGGTGCGGGGAGGTGAGCGCGGAGACGGAGTTTGCGCTCACGAAATTCAACGCCAAAGCGCCGGTCTACATAGCGAGCGTCGAGCCCACCGTATCCGACATACCGCTCGATACCCGGAGCGTCAGGCAGGACGTCCCGACGGTCGACGTCGCCGACCTGATGGATACCTACGACATGCGGAACATGCCCATCACTGACGAGAAGGATACCCTGGTCGGGCTCGTCAGCGAGTACGGCCTCGCCCGGGCCTATGTCCGGAAGAACCCCCGGGAACAGCTCTCGCTCATCCCAATGCCGCTTGAGACCCTCGCCCGCATCCTCGACGCCCGGACGGTCGTGCCGGCCCACGAGACGCTCGGCGAGGGCCGGGTCTACACCGTCATCGACGCCCTGCACGTCACCCTCTCGCGGATGACGCCTGACGATATCGCGATCGTCGGGGACAACGAGCCGGCGCAACTCGCCCTGATATCGGCGGGGGTCGCCGCGCTCATCATCGCCGAAGGGGCGCCGGTGGGCGAGCGGGTGATCGCCGCCGCACGGACACGGGGAGCCTCGGTGCTCGCGACGACGCTCGACGCATTCAGCGTCGGCAAGATGATCAGCCTCTCCCTGCCGGCGAGCATGATCATGGAGACCGATGTCCCCACGGTGCGGCTCGAAGACTCGCTCGAATACGCAAAGAGCGTCGTCTCGAACTCCAAGTTCAGGACGGCCTGCGTCGTCGGCGAAGGGCGGCAGCATATCGGGCTCGTATCCCGGACGACGCTGATGCAGGACGTCCAGAAAGCGGTGATCCTGCTCGACCACAACGAATACTCCCAGGCCGTGGATGGGATCGAGCGGGCCGATATCCTTGAGATCATCGACCACCACCGCCTCGGCGCGATATCCACCCTCAAGCCGGTGAAGTTCCTCAACGACCCGGTGGGGTCGACCTCGACGATCGTCACGAACAAGTTCATCGAGGCCTGCATTGAGCCCTCGCCGTCGACCGCCGGGCTCCTCCTTGCGGGAATCCTCTCGGACACGATGGTGATGAAGCTCTCGACGACCACGCCCGCGGACATCAAGGCGGCCGACTACCTTGCGGAGATCACCGGGGTCGACCCGGCCGAGTTCGGGCCGGAGTTGATCCAGAAGGGCATGGACCT is a window of Methanoculleus sp. 7T DNA encoding:
- a CDS encoding putative manganese-dependent inorganic diphosphatase, producing the protein MGLNNIYIIGHRQPDTDSICSVIGYAELRNHAEPGRYIPARCGEVSAETEFALTKFNAKAPVYIASVEPTVSDIPLDTRSVRQDVPTVDVADLMDTYDMRNMPITDEKDTLVGLVSEYGLARAYVRKNPREQLSLIPMPLETLARILDARTVVPAHETLGEGRVYTVIDALHVTLSRMTPDDIAIVGDNEPAQLALISAGVAALIIAEGAPVGERVIAAARTRGASVLATTLDAFSVGKMISLSLPASMIMETDVPTVRLEDSLEYAKSVVSNSKFRTACVVGEGRQHIGLVSRTTLMQDVQKAVILLDHNEYSQAVDGIERADILEIIDHHRLGAISTLKPVKFLNDPVGSTSTIVTNKFIEACIEPSPSTAGLLLAGILSDTMVMKLSTTTPADIKAADYLAEITGVDPAEFGPELIQKGMDLDALPKEELLTRDMKRYNLFGRSIMVSQVMASSFEFAETHADEIRAELEHLRATMGVDCFFALFTNVFANASDLFAAGDEACITKLDLRDQPVRLEGVMSRKKDFIPKFGQMFRQL